A genomic stretch from Leptospira andrefontaineae includes:
- a CDS encoding DUF1761 domain-containing protein, with amino-acid sequence MLPVIPLNYLAILVGVLVNVVIGFLWFGPIFGKVWAKEMGYENMEPDTKAMMRSMGLMIIGSFLTAYVLAHSLFVWKPSSWNLPGDGPAWMYGAYAAFYTWLGFYLPQLLGSVAWESRSWRLFFINAGYTLVSLASIGLILAVWPA; translated from the coding sequence ATGTTACCGGTAATACCGTTAAATTATTTAGCAATTTTGGTTGGAGTTCTTGTAAATGTAGTGATCGGATTTCTTTGGTTCGGTCCGATCTTCGGTAAGGTTTGGGCAAAAGAGATGGGTTACGAAAATATGGAACCCGATACTAAGGCTATGATGAGATCCATGGGTCTCATGATCATCGGTTCTTTTCTAACAGCGTACGTTTTAGCCCATAGTTTATTTGTTTGGAAACCTTCTTCTTGGAATCTTCCCGGAGATGGACCTGCTTGGATGTATGGAGCTTATGCTGCATTTTATACTTGGCTAGGTTTCTATTTGCCCCAACTTTTAGGTTCCGTAGCTTGGGAATCTAGATCGTGGAGATTGTTTTTTATCAATGCAGGGTATACATTGGTTTCTTTGGCATCTATCGGTCTCATCCTCGCTGTTTGGCCTGCTTAG
- a CDS encoding 7TM diverse intracellular signaling domain-containing protein: protein MKRLFYSFLKKGGVKYSYKRIPMYLFRVLVLILCFWASSLFSEEAIPLSAQIERKRISTEVYFLEDSNKGLGIEKVSSREYSGKFKKSDMDPLNFGQTNFDYWIRITLKNSEKTQIRKILEIDYTNIDRVDFFAEDSSGKQELVNSSGMAFPYPVRKVNHRNFIYTLDFQPEQTRTFYLKLNTSGGLVFPLIVWSPETFYHHNADINLGLGLYYGIMCVMILYHLLIFLSTRDISYLFFVTNIFGFFGIQLVLTGHGFQYLWSEHPDLQRNLYVVFTGVCMSSLVLFAQKFLNTEENINRYLNYSLHFTWVVHALLIFFPLFLPPEFTVKVSLALSILAPSLVLIAASICFFKNYRPARYFLLAFSFLCISGMFVVLKFANLVGVSNWADDGLYIGSSMSALIFSFALADKINILKKEKEDAQRKIFEAQKENLEMQKTLNDSLETLVIERTKTIEEQKLDIEAKAKLIEKDLAIAGKIQFSLLPSILPKAHNVRIAFRCIPMLHVGGDFVDLISDRTGRALGIFICDVTGHGTGAAMVAAMVKMALADWSDYLSDPGYMLAKMRAQLMGKLNGNFVTATMITFYPESGRILIANAGHPEAILIRKSNGKHETYRPSGIAINEFLSTPNYQTLKTELTKGDKLILYTDGLPEARSREGDFYGDDRFLDLLKNFSELEPELFCNSVIGKIQHFTQEEQSSHDDMAMVVLEYLG, encoded by the coding sequence ATGAAAAGGCTATTTTATTCTTTCCTAAAGAAGGGAGGAGTAAAATATTCCTACAAACGTATTCCAATGTACCTATTCAGGGTTTTAGTTCTAATTTTATGTTTTTGGGCCTCGTCTTTGTTTTCAGAGGAGGCCATTCCTTTATCTGCTCAAATAGAACGTAAAAGAATTAGTACTGAGGTCTACTTTTTAGAAGATTCTAATAAGGGTCTAGGAATAGAGAAGGTCTCTTCGAGAGAATATTCAGGAAAATTCAAAAAATCGGATATGGATCCGTTGAACTTCGGACAGACTAACTTCGATTATTGGATCAGGATTACCCTTAAAAACTCAGAAAAGACACAGATCCGAAAAATTTTAGAAATAGATTATACGAATATAGATCGAGTAGACTTCTTTGCGGAGGATAGTTCCGGCAAACAGGAGTTAGTCAATTCGAGTGGGATGGCCTTTCCGTATCCAGTTCGGAAAGTAAATCATAGAAATTTTATCTATACATTAGATTTCCAACCGGAACAAACCCGTACTTTTTATCTGAAACTAAACACAAGCGGGGGTTTGGTTTTTCCTCTGATCGTATGGAGTCCTGAGACATTCTATCATCATAATGCGGATATTAATTTAGGCCTTGGATTGTATTACGGGATCATGTGTGTGATGATCCTTTATCATTTATTGATATTCTTATCTACTCGAGATATCAGTTACTTGTTCTTTGTTACCAATATTTTTGGATTTTTCGGGATACAGTTGGTACTAACCGGACATGGATTCCAATATCTTTGGTCTGAACATCCGGATCTGCAGAGGAATTTGTACGTAGTCTTTACCGGAGTATGTATGTCTTCCTTGGTGTTATTCGCGCAAAAGTTTTTGAATACGGAAGAGAATATAAATCGTTATCTGAATTATTCCCTCCATTTCACTTGGGTAGTCCATGCTCTTCTAATATTTTTTCCTTTGTTTTTACCTCCTGAATTTACGGTAAAAGTAAGTCTAGCTCTTAGTATTCTTGCTCCTTCTTTAGTTTTGATCGCAGCTTCCATTTGTTTTTTTAAAAATTACAGACCTGCTAGATACTTCTTATTGGCATTCAGCTTCTTGTGTATTTCAGGAATGTTTGTAGTTTTAAAATTTGCGAATCTTGTAGGAGTTTCCAATTGGGCAGATGATGGATTGTACATCGGTTCTTCCATGTCTGCATTGATATTCTCATTTGCGTTGGCAGATAAGATCAATATTCTCAAAAAAGAAAAAGAAGATGCGCAGCGTAAGATTTTTGAAGCACAGAAAGAAAATCTGGAAATGCAGAAAACTTTGAATGATTCTTTGGAAACCTTGGTGATCGAAAGAACCAAAACGATAGAAGAACAAAAACTTGATATAGAAGCAAAGGCAAAATTGATCGAAAAGGATCTTGCAATTGCGGGGAAGATCCAATTTTCTCTACTTCCTTCCATTCTTCCGAAGGCGCATAATGTAAGAATTGCATTCAGATGTATTCCTATGTTGCATGTGGGGGGAGATTTCGTAGATCTAATCTCTGATCGTACCGGCAGGGCGCTCGGAATATTTATTTGTGATGTTACCGGACATGGAACAGGAGCCGCGATGGTGGCTGCCATGGTAAAGATGGCTCTTGCGGATTGGTCCGACTATTTAAGCGATCCTGGATACATGCTTGCAAAAATGAGAGCCCAACTTATGGGAAAACTAAATGGGAATTTTGTGACTGCTACCATGATTACATTTTATCCTGAGTCAGGAAGGATATTGATCGCAAACGCAGGGCATCCGGAAGCAATACTGATCCGTAAATCTAATGGAAAACATGAGACTTATCGTCCTTCAGGAATTGCGATCAACGAGTTCTTATCTACTCCAAATTACCAGACCTTAAAGACTGAATTGACTAAGGGCGATAAACTCATTCTGTACACCGATGGTCTTCCGGAAGCTAGATCCAGAGAAGGGGACTTTTACGGTGACGATAGATTTTTAGATCTTCTCAAAAACTTTTCAGAATTAGAGCCTGAACTTTTTTGTAACTCAGTGATCGGGAAGATCCAACATTTCACTCAAGAAGAACAAAGTTCTCATGACGACATGGCTATGGTTGTCTTAGAATATTTAGGTTAA
- a CDS encoding 7TM diverse intracellular signaling domain-containing protein, with the protein MNCKSFILYIIFAALFAGSSLSAEDKIHVSKDIERLPLGKSVYYLEDPEKKLTFEDISSPETRSKFIKSDKDSLDFGQLNYNYWFRLTFENDTPESVSKLVEINYSNIDIAQFYKPNSDGTYSKEESGMLFPFSARSFKNRNFVYQIELDPGQQKTYYLMTWTSGGLNIPLTLWDKETFSQYNADVQHGLGLYYGVMIVMILYNIFIFFSVRDVSYFYYVCYILGFLGIQLVLTGHGFQYLWPAFPFLQRNFYVVFTGICMASVLLFTKRFLNTRENVPRWLDKSMKVLVVAHGFIMLTPLVLPPEITVKLALVLTLPVLIFIPTATVISFMKKFRPARYFLLAFTVLTVSGTVVVLRFINVLGSTFLTEYGLYLGSTMEVILLSIALADRINIMKKEKEEAQAKTLEMQKILTESYARFVPKDFLANLGKDSILDVRLGDQIQKEMAVLFSDIRSFTTLSEQMTPAENFNFINSYLSRMSPIIQRHNGFIDKFIGDAIMALFQRNVIDAVSAGVEMQRYLKEYNEHRNRQGYIPIQIGVGIHSGSLMLGTIGAEERLEGTVISDTVNLASRIESLTKVYGSRIAVSESTIEEVKKDGKFHFRFLDRVKVKGKQKPVSVYEVFDGDEPQYQDLKLKTKEPYEKGVKAFYSNSFEEAKHQFENVISIFPDDKATQLYLKRLYPVTHERKLEEVEE; encoded by the coding sequence ATGAATTGTAAAAGTTTTATTCTCTATATCATTTTCGCAGCGTTATTCGCAGGCTCATCTTTATCTGCAGAAGATAAGATCCACGTTAGTAAAGATATTGAACGATTACCTCTGGGTAAGTCCGTTTACTATCTTGAAGATCCTGAAAAAAAATTAACGTTCGAGGACATTTCCAGTCCTGAAACAAGATCTAAATTCATTAAATCTGATAAAGATTCATTAGATTTTGGACAATTAAATTATAATTATTGGTTTCGATTAACATTCGAAAATGATACTCCCGAATCCGTTTCTAAACTTGTGGAGATCAATTATAGTAATATAGATATTGCACAATTTTATAAACCGAATTCGGACGGCACTTATTCTAAGGAAGAGAGCGGGATGCTTTTTCCTTTCTCTGCCAGAAGTTTTAAGAATAGGAACTTCGTTTATCAGATCGAGTTAGACCCGGGACAACAAAAGACTTATTATCTAATGACATGGACTAGCGGTGGTTTGAATATTCCGCTCACACTTTGGGACAAGGAAACATTCTCCCAATACAACGCGGACGTTCAACACGGTTTAGGTTTATATTATGGGGTTATGATCGTAATGATCCTCTATAATATTTTCATCTTCTTCTCAGTAAGAGACGTGAGTTATTTTTACTATGTATGTTATATTCTTGGATTTTTAGGAATTCAGTTGGTCCTTACCGGCCATGGATTCCAATATTTATGGCCTGCATTTCCTTTTTTACAAAGAAATTTTTATGTAGTGTTCACCGGAATTTGTATGGCCTCGGTTCTTTTATTCACAAAAAGGTTTTTGAATACAAGGGAGAATGTTCCTAGATGGCTGGATAAATCCATGAAGGTGCTGGTTGTTGCCCATGGTTTCATCATGTTGACTCCTTTGGTTTTACCTCCTGAGATTACAGTAAAATTAGCTTTGGTTCTGACTCTCCCGGTTTTGATTTTTATTCCTACCGCTACAGTGATCAGCTTTATGAAGAAGTTCCGTCCTGCGCGTTATTTTCTTTTGGCATTCACAGTTCTCACTGTTTCCGGCACAGTTGTGGTACTTCGTTTTATTAATGTATTGGGTTCTACCTTCTTAACTGAATACGGATTATATTTGGGTTCTACTATGGAGGTAATTCTTCTCTCCATCGCTTTGGCGGATCGTATCAATATTATGAAGAAGGAAAAAGAAGAAGCTCAGGCAAAAACATTGGAGATGCAAAAGATCCTCACGGAATCGTATGCTAGATTTGTTCCGAAAGACTTTTTGGCTAATTTAGGGAAGGACTCCATTCTGGATGTGAGACTTGGAGATCAGATCCAAAAAGAAATGGCTGTGCTATTCAGCGATATTCGTTCTTTCACTACATTATCGGAACAGATGACTCCTGCTGAAAATTTCAACTTCATTAATTCTTATTTAAGCAGGATGAGCCCTATTATCCAAAGACATAATGGATTTATCGATAAATTTATCGGAGATGCTATTATGGCGTTATTTCAAAGAAACGTAATAGATGCAGTTTCCGCCGGCGTAGAAATGCAGAGATATTTGAAAGAATATAATGAACATAGAAATCGCCAAGGTTATATTCCTATTCAGATTGGAGTAGGAATACATTCAGGTTCTTTGATGCTCGGAACGATCGGAGCGGAGGAAAGATTAGAAGGTACGGTGATTTCAGATACAGTCAACCTTGCTTCTAGGATAGAAAGTCTCACTAAAGTATATGGTTCCAGGATTGCAGTCAGTGAAAGTACAATCGAAGAGGTTAAAAAAGACGGCAAATTCCATTTCCGCTTTTTAGACAGAGTAAAAGTGAAAGGTAAACAAAAGCCTGTTTCCGTTTATGAAGTGTTTGATGGAGACGAACCTCAATATCAGGATCTGAAACTCAAAACCAAAGAACCCTACGAAAAAGGTGTGAAGGCATTTTACTCCAACTCATTCGAGGAAGCCAAACATCAGTTTGAGAATGTTATCTCCATATTCCCGGATGATAAGGCCACTCAACTTTACTTAAAACGTTTGTACCCTGTAACTCATGAACGTAAATTAGAAGAAGTGGAAGAATAG
- a CDS encoding SRPBCC domain-containing protein, producing the protein MNPQTIVTSIEIQASPEKIWGIFTDFSKFPSWNPFLKRILGKPVQDGTIIVFDYYFTGVYLPTKALIYELTNSKSISWKGAFPLFFKYMFAGDHRFTFEKITPGRTKFSHTAILTGIMPNVFSSHIQTAVRNSHIKMNQKLKELSEDNF; encoded by the coding sequence ATGAATCCTCAAACAATCGTCACCTCGATAGAAATCCAGGCATCCCCTGAAAAAATTTGGGGCATTTTCACCGACTTCTCCAAGTTTCCTTCTTGGAATCCTTTTTTAAAAAGGATTCTCGGCAAACCGGTGCAAGACGGGACGATTATTGTTTTCGATTATTATTTTACGGGAGTGTATCTACCCACCAAGGCGTTGATATACGAACTCACCAATTCTAAATCCATATCTTGGAAAGGTGCCTTTCCGCTCTTTTTCAAATACATGTTTGCCGGAGATCATCGTTTCACTTTTGAAAAGATCACACCAGGTCGTACCAAATTCAGTCATACTGCGATCTTAACGGGGATTATGCCTAATGTATTTAGTTCACATATCCAAACTGCAGTACGTAATTCACATATAAAAATGAATCAAAAATTAAAAGAGTTAAGCGAAGATAATTTCTAA
- a CDS encoding SDR family NAD(P)-dependent oxidoreductase — MSKENRPVVFLTGAAGGIGRETATLLSEKGYLLFLTDLQKQSSDLKKFAETLGKDHIVFPCDISKASDSEKAITECIKQFGKIDVLVNNAGIMRPSKFENLSQEEIDEQIGINVIGTIRLTKLGMPSLKKSKGKLVILSSLAGIVPAPHHSIYSATKFALRGFALSLYLEWKEIGIRVSSILPGTIQSPMTKYMASRDSSPMAYINPPLPPSDVAKAIWKAIQTDKAEIYVPYSQGLLARVALLFPSLLSLIYPIMAKKGIRNFESWKRKGVFD; from the coding sequence ATGTCTAAGGAAAACCGACCAGTCGTTTTTCTAACAGGAGCAGCAGGAGGGATCGGCAGAGAAACTGCGACCCTTCTCTCCGAAAAGGGATATCTTCTCTTTTTGACCGATTTGCAAAAGCAATCTTCGGATCTGAAAAAATTCGCTGAAACATTAGGAAAAGATCATATTGTTTTTCCTTGTGATATTTCTAAGGCCTCAGATTCGGAAAAAGCGATCACAGAATGTATTAAACAATTCGGAAAGATCGATGTTCTTGTGAATAATGCAGGGATCATGAGACCTTCTAAATTTGAAAATCTTTCTCAGGAAGAGATAGATGAACAAATTGGGATCAATGTGATCGGAACCATTCGATTGACTAAATTAGGAATGCCTTCTCTTAAAAAATCGAAAGGCAAATTAGTGATCTTATCTTCTCTGGCAGGGATTGTTCCAGCTCCTCATCATTCTATCTATAGTGCGACTAAATTTGCGCTTAGAGGTTTTGCTTTAAGTTTGTATTTAGAGTGGAAAGAGATTGGAATACGCGTTAGCTCCATTCTTCCTGGAACCATTCAATCACCTATGACAAAGTATATGGCATCTAGAGATAGTTCTCCTATGGCCTATATCAATCCACCTTTACCACCTTCTGATGTTGCAAAAGCAATTTGGAAAGCGATCCAAACGGATAAGGCAGAGATCTATGTGCCGTATTCTCAAGGTCTGTTGGCGAGAGTTGCGTTATTATTCCCTTCTTTATTATCTTTGATCTATCCGATCATGGCTAAAAAAGGAATTCGAAATTTCGAATCATGGAAAAGAAAAGGAGTTTTTGACTGA
- a CDS encoding alpha/beta hydrolase, with the protein MATATKNKSKKNAGKSKLGKTGVNSHPVSLEFTEEMKGFVSMPGSFNYQEDYAAGKKAGNYLMFHLTIRVPDTQFFVYDPDETGEAIGWVECQPLGGRFEVEKGVFNCFVDYGKPSANEKHMKYRLFLKNKAGKKITLNGFKKVVDDGILNIWRDTSTLYTTVYEGFVDEKAEPKAKVLAKGILHILEKDFIKQMTTFKSNGRTFSERKDALFRFGELFMGNLWEIYGAQFRKAEPELWRERDIPVFTLDGVKNSKVTFHPFTTEDKISLNLVRFQKKESKDVVVLMHGLTTSTDMFVMPEHKNLVTYLHENGFTDVWSFDWRGSLRFNYNLFPHRYTLDDIALYDVPAALKVVRDAVGSGKRIHFVVHCVGSISFFMSLFGGKIDGVTSVVSNSVSLTPNVPTWSKIKLAFSPFLMESVFRFPNVNPRWYYLPGLASGKLLSRFVSLFHHECDEPACHMLSLMWGTGWPACYEHANLPDITHRRVGDLFGATSMNYYRHIRKAVGRKAMIKYTPTDARYNSLPNNYLDKASDIKTPVLFMTGDQNKVFKDSNIIAYETLNRLNPGNKNELFIAEGYGHQDTLMGKKSDKDVFPRIVEFLRKNSNGVKKG; encoded by the coding sequence TTGGCTACAGCGACGAAAAATAAATCAAAAAAAAATGCCGGCAAATCTAAGTTAGGCAAAACAGGAGTCAATTCTCATCCGGTAAGTTTGGAATTCACAGAGGAAATGAAAGGTTTCGTTTCCATGCCTGGATCTTTTAATTACCAAGAAGATTATGCTGCGGGGAAGAAGGCAGGAAACTATCTGATGTTTCACCTAACGATCCGAGTTCCTGATACCCAGTTTTTTGTGTATGATCCGGATGAAACTGGAGAAGCGATCGGTTGGGTAGAATGTCAGCCATTGGGTGGAAGATTCGAAGTAGAAAAAGGTGTCTTTAACTGTTTTGTGGATTATGGAAAACCTTCCGCCAACGAAAAACATATGAAATACCGTTTGTTTTTAAAGAACAAAGCAGGAAAGAAGATCACTTTAAACGGATTCAAGAAGGTAGTAGACGACGGCATTTTAAATATCTGGAGAGACACTTCTACACTTTATACAACCGTATATGAAGGATTCGTGGATGAAAAAGCGGAACCTAAGGCGAAAGTTCTCGCTAAAGGTATCCTGCATATATTAGAAAAAGATTTTATTAAACAAATGACGACTTTCAAGTCGAATGGTCGCACTTTTTCTGAAAGGAAAGATGCGCTATTTAGATTCGGTGAATTGTTCATGGGAAACCTTTGGGAAATCTACGGAGCCCAATTCAGGAAAGCAGAGCCTGAATTATGGAGAGAAAGAGATATCCCTGTATTCACATTGGATGGAGTTAAAAATTCTAAAGTCACTTTTCATCCTTTTACGACAGAAGACAAAATTTCACTTAATCTAGTACGTTTTCAGAAGAAGGAGAGCAAGGACGTCGTAGTTCTCATGCATGGACTTACTACTTCTACGGATATGTTCGTTATGCCGGAGCATAAAAATCTTGTGACCTACCTGCATGAGAATGGGTTTACTGATGTTTGGAGTTTTGATTGGAGAGGAAGTTTACGTTTTAATTATAATCTTTTTCCTCATCGATATACTTTAGATGATATCGCTCTTTATGATGTACCTGCCGCTTTAAAGGTGGTAAGAGACGCAGTAGGTTCCGGAAAAAGGATCCACTTTGTTGTACATTGTGTCGGATCTATCTCCTTCTTCATGAGCTTATTCGGAGGAAAGATTGATGGAGTGACTAGCGTTGTCTCCAATAGTGTATCTCTCACTCCTAATGTGCCTACTTGGTCTAAGATCAAATTAGCGTTCTCTCCTTTTTTGATGGAGTCCGTTTTCAGATTTCCGAATGTGAATCCACGTTGGTATTATCTTCCGGGTTTAGCTTCTGGAAAACTATTGTCCAGATTTGTAAGTTTATTCCATCATGAATGTGATGAGCCTGCTTGTCATATGCTGAGTTTAATGTGGGGGACCGGATGGCCGGCTTGTTATGAGCATGCGAATCTTCCGGATATAACCCATAGAAGGGTTGGCGACCTGTTCGGGGCAACTTCTATGAACTATTATAGACATATCAGGAAAGCTGTTGGTCGCAAGGCTATGATCAAGTATACTCCTACGGATGCTCGTTATAATTCCTTGCCAAACAATTATCTAGATAAGGCTTCTGATATCAAAACTCCGGTACTGTTTATGACCGGTGATCAGAATAAGGTATTCAAAGATTCTAATATTATTGCTTACGAAACGTTAAATCGTTTGAATCCGGGAAATAAAAACGAACTGTTCATCGCCGAGGGTTATGGCCATCAGGACACTCTGATGGGGAAAAAGAGCGATAAGGACGTGTTCCCTAGGATAGTGGAGTTCCTACGTAAGAATTCCAACGGAGTGAAAAAAGGATAA
- a CDS encoding GMC oxidoreductase: MKLYEAIIIGTGFGGSINACRLSKKWPGKVLVLERGKEYPKGSFPRSPEGMSKNFWNIPEEGPIPRSSKFKRAGRQTGLFDIRNYPKLDVVLSAGLGGGSLIYANVFLEPPDHIFDHRWPETIKKKHLKPYYKIVKDILGSRPIPDTGEDRRKVVRTELYEHFAKHESRVSKRADINVFFGNDFRKPTPIGVQEKNRFGAVQTSCTYCAECDVGCNTHSKNTLDLNYLFVARHSNKAEIKTEHLATKIVPLNKKGEEDPSQSGEHGFRVHYLNLQNGNPSESFADTKRIVVSAGTLGSTELLLKCKTKFKTLSKISDKLGTQFSGNGDFLSFAAKGKKPADPNYGPVITQYTDYNLFSSFDSKKAFLLEDASYPVFASYFVSGAIPIIFKLKYVFHFIGELFKSIISGKIFGRVGFLLSEALKGDLSYTSAVLLCMGIDSSDGKMYLDKKGNLQIQWPQKENLTLYNTIMDVNKRFAKFTDAKTRFPMPTYSWPVRNNVTVHPLGGCVLGPSANSGVCSSDPKTFGKVFGYEGLYVADGSLLPTAVGANPSMTISALSEMVAEGITGKKPNASLR; the protein is encoded by the coding sequence TTGAAACTTTACGAGGCTATAATAATCGGAACCGGATTCGGCGGTTCGATCAATGCCTGTCGTTTATCTAAGAAATGGCCAGGCAAAGTTTTAGTACTCGAACGAGGGAAAGAATATCCTAAAGGATCTTTTCCTAGATCTCCGGAAGGAATGTCCAAAAACTTCTGGAATATTCCTGAAGAAGGTCCTATTCCTAGATCTTCTAAGTTCAAAAGAGCAGGCAGACAAACTGGATTATTCGATATTCGTAATTATCCGAAACTTGATGTAGTTCTTTCCGCCGGTTTAGGCGGAGGTTCTTTGATCTATGCAAACGTGTTTTTGGAGCCACCTGATCATATTTTCGATCATCGCTGGCCGGAAACTATTAAAAAGAAACATTTAAAACCTTATTATAAAATAGTAAAAGATATCTTAGGTTCAAGACCGATTCCCGATACCGGAGAAGATAGACGTAAAGTAGTTCGTACGGAATTATACGAACATTTTGCTAAACATGAATCCAGGGTTTCCAAAAGGGCAGACATCAATGTGTTCTTTGGGAACGATTTTAGAAAACCTACTCCTATAGGAGTTCAAGAAAAGAACCGCTTCGGAGCAGTCCAAACTTCTTGTACTTATTGTGCAGAATGTGATGTAGGATGTAATACCCATTCTAAGAACACTCTGGACCTGAATTATCTTTTTGTAGCAAGGCATTCAAATAAGGCAGAGATCAAAACGGAACATCTTGCTACTAAGATTGTTCCTTTGAATAAGAAAGGAGAGGAAGATCCTTCTCAATCAGGAGAACACGGCTTTAGGGTCCATTATCTGAACTTACAAAATGGAAATCCCTCCGAATCTTTTGCAGATACGAAGCGGATCGTGGTTTCTGCCGGGACTTTGGGATCTACGGAACTTCTACTCAAATGTAAAACAAAGTTTAAGACTCTGTCTAAGATCTCGGATAAACTGGGGACTCAATTTTCAGGAAATGGCGATTTTCTTTCTTTTGCAGCTAAGGGGAAGAAGCCAGCGGATCCGAATTATGGTCCAGTCATCACTCAGTATACGGATTATAATTTATTCTCCAGTTTCGATTCTAAAAAGGCATTCTTATTGGAAGACGCAAGTTATCCGGTATTTGCTTCTTATTTTGTTTCGGGCGCTATCCCTATTATCTTTAAATTGAAGTATGTCTTCCATTTTATCGGAGAGCTATTCAAGAGTATCATAAGCGGTAAAATTTTCGGTAGAGTTGGATTTCTTCTAAGCGAAGCTCTGAAAGGAGATCTTTCTTACACTTCCGCAGTTCTTCTGTGTATGGGGATAGATAGTTCCGACGGGAAGATGTATCTGGATAAAAAAGGAAACCTTCAGATCCAATGGCCCCAAAAAGAGAATTTAACACTTTATAATACCATAATGGATGTGAACAAAAGGTTCGCGAAATTCACCGACGCAAAAACCCGATTCCCGATGCCGACTTATTCTTGGCCGGTCCGTAATAACGTTACTGTCCACCCTCTGGGCGGTTGTGTTTTGGGACCTTCTGCAAATTCGGGAGTTTGTTCTTCTGATCCTAAAACTTTCGGTAAGGTTTTCGGTTACGAAGGTTTATATGTTGCGGATGGTAGCTTATTGCCTACCGCAGTGGGGGCGAACCCTTCAATGACTATTTCTGCTCTTTCGGAAATGGTTGCGGAAGGTATTACAGGCAAGAAGCCGAATGCAAGTTTAAGGTAG